From Juglans regia cultivar Chandler chromosome 8, Walnut 2.0, whole genome shotgun sequence, the proteins below share one genomic window:
- the LOC109001011 gene encoding BTB/POZ domain-containing protein NPY1-like → MKFMKLGSKPDAFQAEGKAVRYVSSELATDVIINVGEVKFCLHKFPLLSKSNCLQKLVLKATEENDDEICMVDFPGGPKAFEICAKFCYGMTVTLNPYNVVAARCAAEYLEMTEDIDRGNLIFKIEVFLNSSIFRSWKDSIIVLQTAKSLLPWSEDLKIVGRCIDSIASKTSVDPANVTWSYTFNRKLAEPDRIVEDRVKLPVNLESVPKDWWVEDICELDIDLYKRVMIAVKSKGRMDATVIGEALKMYAVRWLPDSVDALVSDAHAQRNKSLVETIICLLPSDKGVGCSCSFLLKLLKVAILVGADESSREDLVNRISLKLHEASVKDLLIPARSPQITIYDAELVRCILNRFLMHEKSNRGMDVEKNEETENFVLKLGSLLNVGKLIDGYLAEIARDRNLTLSSFIDLARTVPELARPTHDRLYKAIDIYLKEHPSLTKVERKRICGLMVVKKLTMDASMHAAQNERLPLRVVVQVLFFEQVRTSAVFRSVNNNSRDASLSTQNTDEECENTAENCRTLEKQMSQMDGKLAKKSSKNSRSSMQLLPSRSRRIFDKLWAVGKGHGDNKSPETSVSSQSPTSMVPVDTKSSGSSSRHRRHSIS, encoded by the exons GTACGTATCGTCTGAATTGGCAACGGATGTCATCATAAATGTGGGTGAGGTGAAGTTTTGCCTTCACAAG TTCCCTCTCTTGTCCAAGAGCAATTGCCTGCAGAAACTAGTGTTGAAGGCTACTGAGGAGAATGATGACGAAATTTGTATGGTTGATTTTCCCGGTGGGCCAAAAGCCTTCGAAATTTGTGCAAAATTCTGCTATGGAATGACTGTTACGCTCAATCCATACAATGTTGTGGCTGCTCGTTGTGCAGCTGAGTACCTAGAGATGACTGAGGATATTGATCGAGGAAACCTAATATTTAAGATTGAGGTATTTCTCAACTCTAGTATCTTCCGCAGCTGGAAAGATTCCATTATTGTTCTCCAAACGGCCAAATCTCTTCTGCCATGGTCTGAGGATCTGAAAATTGTTGGAAGATGCATAGATTCCATTGCTTCTAAAACTTCTGTGGACCCTGCAAATGTTACTTGGTCCTACACATTTAATCGGAAATTAGCCGAGCCTGATAGAATTGTTGAGGATAGAGTAAAGCTCCCAGTGAATTTGGAATCTGTTCCAAAGGATTGGTGGGTTGAAGATATATGTGAGCTGGACATTGATCTTTACAAGCGAGTAATGATTGCTGTAAAATCCAAGGGAAGAATGGATGCTACTGTGATTGGAGAGGCACTAAAGATGTACGCAGTTAGATGGTTGCCAGATTCTGTTGATGCTTTGGTTTCTGATGCTCATGCCCAGAGGAACAAATCTTTGGTAGAAACAATCATTTGCTTATTGCCATCTGACAAAGGTGTGGGTTGTTCTTGTAGTTTCTTGCTGAAACTGTTGAAAGTTGCAATTTTGGTTGGAGCAGATGAGTCATCAAGGGAAGATTTGGTGAATAGGATCAGCCTGAAGTTGCATGAAGCTTCTGTTAAAGATCTATTGATCCCAGCTCGGTCTCCCCAAATTACTATATACGATGCTGAGTTGGTGCGGTGCATTTTAAATCGATTCTTGATGCATGAGAAGTCCAACCGGGGTATGGATGTTGAGAAGAATGAGGAGACCGAGAACTTTGTCTTGAAACTTGGGTCCTTGTTGAATGTTGGTAAATTGATTGATGGATATCTAGCAGAAATTGCACGTGATCGAAATCTCACTCTCTCTAGTTTCATTGACTTGGCACGGACGGTACCTGAATTAGCTAGACCTACTCATGACAGATTGTACAAGGCCATTGACATCTACCTGAAG GAACATCCAAGTTTGACAAAAGTTGAAAGGAAGAGGATATGTGGACTTATGGTTGTCAAGAAACTGACGATGGATGCATCCATGCATGCTGCTCAGAATGAGCGCCTCCCACTTCGGGTTGTTGTCCAAGTTCTCTTTTTTGAGCAGGTTAGAACATCTGCTGTTTTTAGATCCGTTAACAACAATTCCCGGGATGCTTCACTTTCCACGCAAAATACAGACGAAGAATGTGAGAATACAGCTGAAAACTGCAGAACCCTCGAGAAGCAGATGAGTCAAATGGACGGGAAACTTGCTAAGAAGAGCAGCAAAAACAGCAGAAGCAGCATGCAGTTGCTGCCATCCCGGTCAAGGAGAATATTCGATAAACTGTGGGCTGTGGGTAAAGGGCATGGAGATAACAAGAGCCCTGAGACGTCTGTGAGTTCGCAGAGCCCAACTTCAATGGTTCCTGTAGACACCAAATCCTCAGGTTCATCTTCAAGACACAGGAGGCATTCAATCTCGTAG
- the LOC109001012 gene encoding chorismate mutase 2 yields MALSDSDSANALTLESVRDSLVRQEDTIIYALIERARFPINSPAYDHSYAKIPGFSGSLLQFLVRETEALQAKAGRFTNPEEHPFFPDDLLPSLVPPFNYTQVLHPPAAFINMNKSIWEMYFDKLIALFAAPGDDGNYASTAASDLVCLQALSRRIHYGKLVAEVKFRESPRDYEPAIRAQDRDALMKLLTFESVEEKVKKRVAKKAMVFGEDVTLDNKEARKGKYKVDPSVVSRLYAEWVMPLTKLVEVEYLLHRLD; encoded by the exons ATGGcactctctgattctgattcgGCAAATGCGCTGACGCTTGAATCGGTAAGAGACTCTTTGGTGAGACAAGAAGACACTATCATCTACGCTCTGATAGAGCGGGCCCGTTTCCCCATCAATTCTCCTGCGTACGATCATTCTTACGCTAAAATCCCGGGGTTTTCAGGCTCCTTGCTTCAGTTTCTTGTCAGGGAAACCGAGGCCCTCCAAGCTaag GCTGGCAGATTTACAAACCCTGAAGAACATCCTTTTTTTCCAGATGATTTACTGCCCTCGCTGGTGCCTCCTTTCAACTATACCCAG GTTTTGCATCCACCAGCCGCTTTCATTAACATGAACAAGTCCATATGGGAAATGTATTTTGATAAACTTATCGCGTTGTTTGCTGCCCCGGGTGATGATGGCAATTATGCATCAACTGCTGCTAGTGATCTTGTCTGTTTACAG GCCCTCTCCAGACGGATTCATTATGGGAAGTTAGTAGCTGAGGTAAAATTCAGAGAATCCCCTCGAGATTATGAGCCAGCAATTCGCGCCCAG GATAGAGATGCTCTGATGAAATTGCTGACATTTGAGAGTGTGGAAGAAAAAGTGAAGAAGAGAGTTGCGAAGAAGGCCATGGTGTTTGGGGAAGATGTGACCCTGGACAATAAGGAAGCAAGAAAAGGAAAGTACAAGGTTGATCCCTCTGTAGTTTCTCGACTCTATGCGGAGTGGGTGATGCCTCTTACCAAGCTTGTCGAAGTTGAGTACCTCCTACACCGTCTTGATTGA